The following is a genomic window from Amblyraja radiata isolate CabotCenter1 chromosome 13, sAmbRad1.1.pri, whole genome shotgun sequence.
TACTCCAAGAGTCCTCGAACCCTCCACTGAAACTTTAGagttgagttttagtttattgtcacgtgcaccgaggtacagtgaaaagcgttcgttgtgaaaaaggttgcccctcaggatcaCATTaagtcttcccccttctctcctttaACCCATATCCTCCGGTTTATGGATTTCTCCACAAGAATGATTTCTTAaatcgttccagaatttgaacctGTGAAAATCTTTCTTGACATCAGCCATGAATTGGTTTTTTTTGGTAtccatcagcggaaagacaatacaatcgagccgtccattgtgtatggatacaggataaagggaataaagtgaataacgcttagtgcaagttaaagcctgTCAAAGATAGTGTGAGGGTCAGGATTGGTGTCCGattggtggaattctctgcaagttCCCTGTGGCCTTGTTTGAGCTATTTCTagtgccccccataatgtttgggacaaagacccatcatttatttaatatAGGGAGACTTCTTCTGACATCAGCtgcggaggtcttccttggcttgccagtccctttgcgattagtaagctcaccagtgctctctttcttcttaatgatgttccaaacagttgattttggtaagcccaaagtttggctgatgtttctcagtcttataatggcttctttggcacaactttggtcctcatgttgataaacagcgataaaagtttccaaaggcgatggaaagactggaggaaagactaggtgctcttatacctgcattgaggaggcaattaaatacacctgagcaattacaaacacatgtgaagccatgtgtcccaaacattatggtgccctgaaatggggggggactatgtataaacgcagctgtaatttctacatgttgaaaccaaaatgtataaaaatggcctttaataaaatctgacaatgtgcactttaaccacatgtgattttttttttctattacaaatctcaaattgtgtagtacagaggcaaataaataaatgatgggtctttgtcccaaacattatggagggcactgtaaatgtttgttcttaaacaaggaaacagAAGCCACTTTTAGGCTTGAGCGAATGTAACCATGGTTATATCTGAATGATTCGATGTAATTGTCGGACATTGGGCCGGCCGCTGAAGTTGAAGTGATTATTGCCCGAGCTGACATCACACagacttcagactctgaagaagggccccgacccgaaacgttgcctatttccttcgctccatagatgctgccccagccgctgagtttctccagcatgtttgcctacctcagatttttccagcatctgcagttctttcttaaccaccACAATAGATGTGCGGAATGGTTGCAGCCTTCAATGTGGTAGCTTTCTGCAGATGTGGGTTAATGAGTGCTTTTATTCATGATGTTAAATTTCACTGACTAATTTGTATGCAAAGTTGGCATCTGTTAATTCTGTGTAAATGTGCATTCAATTGTTGCTAATCCACAGATAATTCCATGTTGGTAGAGAATAAATCAGGTTGTAATCGGTTTTGGAATTTATTTAACCAGTTATCGATTAAACACCGGGGGCAGGGAATTTGGAAATTATAATATATGCTCATTTAATAAAGGAATTTAACCATCCGGAGagactttaaaataaaaaatgttcTTTAGTGGTAGCGTAACTCAGCAGCATAATTACAATTGCAAACATGAggattttaaacaaaaataatgaTTATCTCAAGAATTGCTATTGTAGCCCAGAACTCAGCAATTATGTTTGCTAGCAACCAGAGATTAGTATACCACCTCCACTGAAAAAATTGGCAAACATGTGTCTCAAAATTACATGTGGATTTTGGATGTTGAAATTCGCATGGCATTTTTTAATTCACCCTTCCAGAAAAAAACTCTACAATCCTTTAATTGTTGTATTCAATGGTTTAGTGCTTGAGCCTTGGAGCCAAGCCTGCCGGTTCAACCCATCCATGTTGAGCGACATTTAcaacggtgatgaggaaacactttttgtcatCTGAGAGGgtgagggaaaggagagggaaatgagaaggATGAAAAAGATCAGAAGGgtttgttctgcaccttttcctgtctctagtttccctcttattgggcggagcaccaaggcaaattccttgtatgtgaatacttggccaataaacttacttacttactgacttcattattaagaataaggggtaatgcatttagaacggagacgaggaaacacttcgtcacacagagagttgtgagtctgtggaattctctgcctcagagaattccacagactcacaactctctgtgtgaagaagcagtggaggccggttctctggatactttcacgagagagctagatagggctcttaaagatagcagagtcaggggatatggagagaaggcaggaacggggtactgattggggatgatcagccatgatcacattgaatggtggtgctggcttgaagggccaaatggcctactgcacctattgtctattgaccaatatgccccatctatgctagtccaacATTCCTGTGTTTAGTATATttcactctaaaccttttcttccatgtacctgtccaagtgtatgttatagtacctgcttcaactacctccatcGGCAGCTTGTTAGCTATACCCACTGtaggaaaaggttgcccctcaggaacCCATTacatttccccctctctccttaaacccatatcctctgTATTTTTTGATTTCCCCACAAAAATAATTTCTTAAATCCTTCCATAATTGGAACCTGTGTTTACACAGAAATAATGTCTATGTGTTATTTAATTTTATGAAAATATTTCTTAACATCAGCCATtcattgttttttgtttaaaaagtgtaagaaggaactgcagatgctggtttaaaccgaagatagacacaaaaagctggagtaactcagcgggacaggcagcatctctggagagggatctcgacccgaaacgtcacccattccttctctccagagatgctgcctgtcccactgagttactccagctttttgtgtccatctttttttttgttaatttttattaatttgttaaatgttttaaatgtttctgttCAACATTGTACAATAACAAATCCTTCGGCCCATGCATGGTGTTTCTGCCAATCATGATGCTAACTTAAGCTAATTACTCTCTCAtcatgatcataagatcatgagataggagcagaatgaggccattcagcccatcaagtccactccaccattggctgatctatctctccctcctaaccccattctcctgccttctccccataatccctgacacccgtactaatcaagaatctatctatctctgccttaaaaatatccactgacggcctccacagccttctgcggcaatgaattccacagattcactaccctctgactaaagaaattcctcctcatctccttcctaaaagaacgtcctttaattctggggctgtgacctctggtcctagactctcccgctagtggaaacatcctctccacatccacctttcactattcggtaagtttcaatgagatccccctcattcttctaaactccagcgagaataggcccagtgctgtcaaaagctcatcatatacatgtatatatacattatattacatatatacacacacagactcacaggcacccatatcaagagtcaagtcaagagtgttttatcatctatatcaatcatatatatatatataaatgtgtgtgtgtgtatatatatatatatatatatatatatatatatatgtataaataatATGGGTATATGTAAAAgtatgtacatgtatatatacacacactgaacctttctctctgttcaaaagggaactacagatgctggaatatcgaaggtacacaaatctCTCTCTGGTTTATGATATCCTTTacagtgtgctatgtttacatatcgtgTTGAGTTGCTGccagcaagaatgttattgttctatctgggacacatgacaataaaacactcttgactcttgactcttgacccgcAGAGTTAGTCCAACtttttattgtgtaggaaagaactccagatgctggtttaaatcgaagatacacacaaaatgctggagtaactcagcggggggcaggcagcatctctggggagaaggaatgggtgaatttggggggtcgagacccttcctcagactttaagaagggtctcgacccgaaacgtcgcccattccttcgctccattgatgctggctcacccgctgagtttctccagcatttttgtccaccttggatttccccagcatctgcagttctttcttaaacaatcaaGACTTTTTATATAGAGTCTGTCTTCGGTTTTAAACCAACCAGTGCAGTTAGTTCCTCCCGCCACACTGAATTGTTCTTGCCGGGCGATAGGAACGCTGTGCAGTTTGATGGTGTGTGTCCGCGCATCAGTGGTGGGATAGAGCgccagagagagcgagagagagagaacagcGTTCATTGTTTCAAGCTCCAGAGTCGGTGTTACTGCGAAGTTGTGcgcctgtcagtctgaagaagggtctacaacataatctgtccattccctccacagctgctgcctgaccagccgagttcctccatcactttgtggttttgcccaaggttccagcatctgcagttcctcgcgtcTGACTTGGCTTGGAGGCGGCTTGAAGGACACCAGGACTTCAGGACTGACAGAGAGTCAACCCCAGCTCGAAAAAGACAAGCACTACTTCAAGCCGCTGTGAGTAGATTTCCTTCATACTCAGGGTTTAGATTGCAACAATCCGTCATACACATACTCTGATATAGACACACagagtttcacagaatgctggagtaactcagcgggtcaggcaacatctgtggagagaaggaatgagtgagagccttcttcagattgcataGACTTTGCTCATTTGCTCATTGAGTCTTACAGCAGAAATATTCAACCTTcctcattttttatttttcttaCTCAGCCTCTGATTTTTACAATGCGCGTTTCTCTGGAGGTGTTTTTTATCTTATTTTCTGCCAATAAATGAGAGTGGAAATCCCTCACGAGCCGAGGTGTCAACAAGTTGCATCTCAGGTTCCTTTCCTGTTGCGATATTTCACAGTAATTTGGAGATGTTAAATAAtatagaacggagacggggaaacactttttctcacagagagtgatgagtctgtggaattctctgcctcagagggtggtggaggccggttctctggatactttcaagagagagctaggtagagctcttaaagatagcggagtcaggggatatggggagaaggcaggaacggggtactgattggggatgatcagccatgatcacattgaatggcggtgctggctcgaagggccaaatggccaactcctgcacctattgtctattgtctgttgtctattaacTCACAATTTTTGACAGTAATTTGGATGTTTTGTTTGTAAAATAATATTACCTCACAATATTTTCACCATAATTTGGAAGCTTCTGCTTGTAAAACGATATTATCTCACAGTATTTGTCAGTAATTTGTAAAGTTTGTTAGTTGAACATAACTCTTATTGTTAGCGAAATTCTGTGAGATAATGCCAGATAATAGGAGGTAATTTGGAACCTAATTTGTAAGCTGTGCTTGTAAAACTATATTATCTCACAGCGTTTCACAATATTATTCATTTGTAAAGCCCAGCTTGCAAATTACTGTGAGAACATTGCGAGTTTGGAAAGGGGCAACATCTATCATCTTTAGTGCAGAtagacgcaaaaatgctggagtaactcagcgggggcaggctgcatctgtggaggggaggaatgggcgatgtttctttGTCGTGATCTTGTTGTCGTGACCATGCTTTTACACATTCACACCGTGCAGTTGCAGGGCGGCCGGCGAGCATGGACTTGGGGCTGAGCGAGGGACTGCCGGACGGCTGCGGCGAGGTGGCTTCTCCAGACCACCTGACCCAAGATCTCCAGTGGACCTTCTGCAACTCAACCTCCCCTCAGCAGAACCTGTCGGCCAACGGCAGCGACCATGGGGACCACTGGACCAGAGGTGACTACCTCCTCCATCACCTGGGACCCCGCACTTGGTCCTTCTTCACGCCCGCCTGCGGCATCTATCTGGGCATCTTCGTGGTGGGCTTCATCGGCAACGCCTTGACTTGCTTCGTTATAGCCAAGCACAAGGTGATGAGGACCCCGACCAACTACTACTTGTTCAGCCTGGCCGTGTCGGACCTGATGGTGCTGGCCATCGGGATGCCTTTGGAAGTTTACGAGATGTGGAGGAACTACCCCTTTCTCTTTGGACAAGCCGGCTGCTACTTCAAGACCTTCCTCTTCGAAACGGTGTGCTTCGCATCGGTCCTAAACGTGACCGCTCTCAGCGTGGAGAGGTACATCGCTGTCCTGCACCCGTTGAAAGCCAAGTACATCGTGACCAGAACTCACGCCAGGCGGGTTATCATAGCGCTGTGGGCGCTGTCTTGTATCCTCGCCGTCCCCAACACCAGTCTACACGGCATCCACTACCTGAAGACGCGGTCTGGCGAGCTGATGTTGGAGTCTGCTTTGTGCGTCTTGCTCCGACCTCTCTGGCTCTACAACCTGGTCATCCAGACCACCACCCTGGTCTTCTACCTGCTCCCTATGGTCACACTCAGCGCCCTACACCTGCTCATCGGCCTGCAGCTCAGGCGAGAGGGGGCATTCTCCCAGAGCGAGCTGGAGTCAGGAGCCGGGAGCTACCAGATCGCCCGCAAACACGAGGAGAAGCTGAAAAATCGGCAGATCACCAAAATGCTGTGTAAGTCCCAAGTCTTGCCTCGCTTACTGTCGCTCAACTAAGTCACCATTCAGTtcacacacacaaaaagctggagtaagtcagatttctccaacttcaaataagtaagcatgcaggtacagcaggcagcgacgaaagcgaatggcatgttggccttcataacaagaggagttgagtataggaccaaagaggtccttctgcagttgtacagggccctagtgagaccacacctggagtattgtgtgcagttttggtcccctaatttgaggaaggacatccttgctattgtgggagtgcagcgtaggtttacaaggttaattcccgggatggcgggactgtcatatgctgagagaatggagcggatgggcttgtacactctgaagtttagaaggatgagagggcatcttattgaaacatataagattattaagggtttggatacgctagaggcaggaaacatgttcccgatgttgggggaatccagaaccaggggccaaagtttaagaataaggggtaagccatttagaacggagacgatgaaacacagaGAATtaagagtttgtggaattctctgcctcagagggcggtggaggccggttctttggatactttcaagacagagctagatagggctcttaaagatagcggagtcatgggatatggggagaaggcaggaacggggtagtgattgtggatgataagccatgatcacattgaatggtggtgctggctcgaagggccgaatggcctactcctgcacctattgtctgttgtcttgcatcgtccaccccccccccccccccccccccccccccacccctctatccctccccaacccatgtcgtaccagcttcaaagttcataggaaagaactgcagatgctggtttaaattgaggataggcacaaaatgctggagtaactcagcggggcaggcagcgttttagtttagtttagagacacagcacggaaacaggcccttcagcccactgagtccgcaccgaccagcgatccccacacattaacactatcctacacacactagggacattttaaacatttaccaagacaattaacctacaaaccttgtacgcctttggggtgtgggaggaaaccgaatatctcggagaaaacccacgcaggtcacgtgcaaactccgtacagacagcaacccgtagtcaggatcgaaccctgttctccggcgctgcatttgctgtaaggcagcaactccaccggctTTTCCACCgtgacctctggagagaaggaatgggtgacgtttcgggtctacagaaggcagtggaggctaattcactggatatattccagagagagttagatttagctctcaggtctaacggaatcaaaggatatggggagaaagcaggaatggggtactgattttggatgatcagccatgatcatattgaatggcggtgctggctcgaagggccgaatggcctacccctgcacctattatctagggTTCTATAACCCGAACTGTcacttctccagagaagctgcctgacccgctgagttactccagcactctgtgtctacctctATGCCGCCCTTTGTGTTTGGCTCAGGATTCCAGAGTGTCCATTTCAGTACTGATTTGTAATTGTGTTTACATTAGACTCTATGTTGCAGCAATGAAGGACTCCAGCATGTGTAAATTATTTCTCCTGTACCATTCTGTTCCCCGCAGTTGTATTGGTGATCGTGTTTGGAGTGTGTTGGGCACCGTTTCACACTGACCGCCTGTTGTGGGTCCAGATAGCTTACTGGAATGGACAGATGCTCACCCTCTACCAGTGCGTCCACGTCGTCTCAGGTGTGTTTTTCTACCTGAGCTCCGCGGTCAACCCGGTCCTCTACAACCTGCTGTCCACACGATTCAGGGAGATGTTCAAGGAGGTGATGTGTGGCCGTCAGTCTCCGCGCTACAAGCCTGCGTGCTGTTCGGCCAGCACGACCCGGGCAACGGCCCAGAGCACAGCGTTGGAATACACCTCCTGCAATGGTATCCCCATGCTCCACATTGACGACTGAGTTACCCCCTTGAATGTGGAGACGCACCTCAAGGGGATTTCACCCATCTCTGCCCAGCAACCTTTCATTCCACCTGGACAGTCAAAGAGAAGGCCAAATTCATGACTACTGCTTAGATCTGCTCTCGGTTTCACATATCTCATATAACAGGCATGACGAGCCTTACTGTTTAGTTTTAGATCAGAGATATACGgtgcggaaataggctcttcggcccaccgagtcacgctgaaggcaggaaacatgttcccgatgttgggggagtccagaaccaggggccacagtttaagaataaggggtaagccatttagaacggagacgaggaaacactttttcacacagacagttgtgagtctgtggaattctctgccttagtggaggccggttctctggatactttcaagagagagctagacagggctcttaaagatagcagagtcagggaatacggggagaaggcaggaacggggtactgattggggatgatcagccatgatcacattgaatggcggtgctggctcgaggggccgaatggcctactcctgcacctattgtctattgtctattgagtccgcgctgaccagcgctcaccccgcgcattaacactaccctgcacacaataGAGGCaagttacattcataccaagccaattaacctataaacctggacatctttggagtgtgggaggaaaccgaatatctcggagaaaggtcacggggagaacgtgcaaactccgtacagacagcacccgtagtcaggatggaacccgggtctctggcgctgtgaggtagtgactctaccactgcacagCTATTGCAACATTACCCCACTAATACACTGCTGGAGATTCCAACCCATAAATTCCACATTAAGCTTCATAAGCTGCATAAAATTGCAACTATGTTGTCAGAACTTTACAGAGCATGATTTCTCGGACATTAGGCAACGTTCTGAGTTTAAGGTATAGATatatattcaatagacaatagacaaaaggtgcaggagtagggcattcggctctagctagcaccgccattcaatgtgatcatccccaatcagtaccccgttcctgccttctccccatatcccctgactccgctatctttaagagccctatctagctctctcttgcaagtatccagagaaccggcctccaccgccctctgaggcagagaattcaagtgcagttgatTGAGTTAGCTCCTGACTACTGAATGGATTCATTTCACTAGCTTCATCTAAGATGCATCCAATTGAATCATTtatatagtttggtttagtttagcatagtttattgtcacatgtactgaggtacagtgaaaagcttttttgttgtgtgctatccagtcagcggaaagacagtacatgattacaatcgagcaattcACAACAggtaagcaacaggtgtcctaaactttctgaggcgcaactttcatcattgttcaacttctgtcaaggagaagctatacttcaccctcgttagacctcatttggactacgcagttgcagcatgggacccatacacaaataaaaacatttcttccatcgaatgtgtccaaagacaggcagctcgatttgttactaacacctatgagagagaagcgagtgtcaccaaacttctgaattctctggggtggaaccctctccaagacagacgtgaagctcaccgtttgacctgtttttacaaaatgttaaatggtcagctcgacatagactacaagacctacaccaaacccaaaccaattaggagcagacgagggcattcgatccaatttgtgatcccagctacaaagacagatgtgtacagcaattcgttcttcccccgcacaattaaagcatggaataatctccacccaactatagttacccaaccagatgcaactaaatttaaagtagctctttcttcccaataaccctttctggcttaagccctcccttcaccacctccagtttaaaatccatttggaatattttggaggaccaagaaaccacgaAACcaagtgtagagatacatgataaagggaataatgtttagtgcaaggtaaagtccgattaaagatagtccaatggtctctagtgaggtagatgggactcctgcaccttttgggaCCGCTcccttggatggttcagttgcctgatagcagctgggaagaaactgtctctgaatctggaggtgtgcgaacctcttgcctgatgggagaggggagaagagggagtgaccagggtgagtggggtctaTTGTAGCTTCCCAAGTCTGCTCCTGTATCTTGTGTGGGAATAAAACCAATTTGTTTTGTATGCAGTGATAATGTTCCATAAGTATGAGAGTGAAAATGTCACAAGAGAATTTTTAAAAACCTATAGAGGTCCATAATCCATTTCAGTTGTAATAAAAGTAATTTTACAAGTATATTAATCACCATAATTATAACAATAAAAGCAATAAAAACTCCAAACTAAATGTTGAAGTCAGAAGTAGCCAAAACacgaaaattaaaattaaaaatattatgtTAATGTTGGCTGCGTGaatgagtgtcagaggttatggggagaaggcaggagaatggggttaggagggggagatagatcagccatgatgggccgaagggcctaattctactcctgttccttcTGACAATGTGGATTAATTTCAACAAATTAaattgagggagagagagataagcaACTCCatgggatatttttatggcagaggtaGGTCGATTctcgatcagtacgggtgtcagaggttatgggctaTGAGTTGTGTGTTCCGAtccattccgacgtcggagttctgatcatcctggcgacagggcctgaacatcgggccgtctgtagcggcgactgcggagggttcaaaggccccgaccacgggcgaacaaagaggaagttgactgaactttattgccttctctcacagtgggaaacgttgattccgctgtgtggggatattcatgttaaactctatcatgtgctgtgttctttttaatcatatggctgcatggtaactcaaatctcactgtaacaATTAGTGCATGTGaccataaatgtgaacttgaacttgaacttgagaaggAGAATGggttttggagggagagatagatcagccatgattgaatggcggggtagacttgatgggccaaatggcctaactctgccgctatcacttatgaacttatgaacattattCCAACCTGCTACATTTCATTTTGCACGGACTCATCTTGCTCAAGGCTGTTAATATGCTAACTGCTGACATTGGTTGAGTTGTATATGTGGAGCTTTGTGATGTTCGCATTGCTGACAACAGGTTGAACAGTTGTGGCAACACTTTTAGATTCCAAGGGACTTCATTCTTCATCTTCAGCTCCTCTTCAATGTGTTGCTCATGTATTAGTGAATCACTgatggtgctgtcgtagttgcaaatgtttattaattcattcattccccaataaaattattgattaaatatatctatttatTTGTATAATGCCGGTGGGAGTTTGTATCTGTGTTTAGGATTGTTACATTTGTATTATTGCAATTTTTCTGAGACTAATATTTGACTGATCCGTGATGTTGGCATCCTCTTTAAGCAGAGTCTAAGCCACTGGGATGGGtaggtggataggaaaggtttatagacattagacaatagataataggtgctggaggaggccattcggcccttcgagccagcaccgccattcaatgtgatcatggctgatcatccacaatcagtagcccgttcctgccttctctccatatcccctgactccgctatctttaagagccctatctaagtctctcttgaaagaatctagagaagcggaggagcgctgtctgtgcgatgaagaggaaggtatacAGCTgccacagtaacggtaagtcctttagagagtgcgcagggggggggtgggggggtggagagaaggggaaagaaggggagagaagggggagagagaaggggggagaagggagacaaaggggagagagaagggggggagaaggggagagaaggggggggggggaggagtggagacatttttaagaagtttaataaagtttagcgggcattttacctactggttgtgaaactccaatgagccaatcaaaatgcccggtcagcgaaggagatggcctatggctgccctcgagtgcctgtaagtaaatagtgaccccactccactgtatACGGGTGACAAAGGCCCATGCCGACCCATACTGGCAGAGGCTGCGAGTCGACGGGAAC
Proteins encoded in this region:
- the nmur1 gene encoding neuromedin-U receptor 1; this encodes MDLGLSEGLPDGCGEVASPDHLTQDLQWTFCNSTSPQQNLSANGSDHGDHWTRGDYLLHHLGPRTWSFFTPACGIYLGIFVVGFIGNALTCFVIAKHKVMRTPTNYYLFSLAVSDLMVLAIGMPLEVYEMWRNYPFLFGQAGCYFKTFLFETVCFASVLNVTALSVERYIAVLHPLKAKYIVTRTHARRVIIALWALSCILAVPNTSLHGIHYLKTRSGELMLESALCVLLRPLWLYNLVIQTTTLVFYLLPMVTLSALHLLIGLQLRREGAFSQSELESGAGSYQIARKHEEKLKNRQITKMLFVLVIVFGVCWAPFHTDRLLWVQIAYWNGQMLTLYQCVHVVSGVFFYLSSAVNPVLYNLLSTRFREMFKEVMCGRQSPRYKPACCSASTTRATAQSTALEYTSCNGIPMLHIDD